A stretch of the Solanum dulcamara chromosome 6, daSolDulc1.2, whole genome shotgun sequence genome encodes the following:
- the LOC129891800 gene encoding histone H2A.6-like, which yields MVGKGKTLPSTASKKSGSRSNKAGLQFPVGRIARFLKRGKYAKRVGTGAPVFLAAVLEYLAAEVLELAGNAARDNKKTRIIPRHIQLAVRSDDELSKLLGDVTIANGGVMPNIHNILLPNKKSSSSKQAAAAIEEEEEED from the exons atggtTGGTAAAGGAAAAACCCTTCCTTCGACTGCTTCAAAAAAATCTGGTTCCCGTAGCAACAAAGCCGGTCTCCAATTCCCTGTTGGTCGTATCGCCCGGTTCCTCAAAAGGGGAAAGTATGCCAAGCGTGTTGGTACCGGAGCTCCGGTATTCCTTGCTGCGGTCCTTGAGTACCTTGCAGCTGAG GTTCTTGAATTGGCTGGAAACGCTGCGAGGGATAACAAGAAGACACGGATCATTCCAAGGCACATTCAGTTGGCCGTAAGGAGTGATGATGAACTGAGCAAATTGCTTGGAGATGTGACGATTGCGAATGGTGGTGTTATGCCAAACATTCACAACATTCTGCTGCCTAACAAGAAGAGTAGCTCCTCAAAGCAGGCCGCCGCTGCCAttgaggaagaggaggaggaggattaG